One window of the Takifugu rubripes chromosome 13, fTakRub1.2, whole genome shotgun sequence genome contains the following:
- the cartl gene encoding cocaine- and amphetamine-regulated transcript-like: MVAPAMVRGLLLVGLLTVLCHGQTSQEVTAEDFGVGRAEPAADRDLLEALEAVLGRMHSQVSSPEKRGNIPLCGLGDRCAMRFGPRIGKLCDCGRGYNCNSYLLKCI; the protein is encoded by the exons ATGGTTGCCCCCGCTATGGTCCGAGGACTGCTGTTAGTCGGCCTGCTGACGGTGCTGTGTCACGGCCAGACGTCCCAGGAGGTCACCGCGGAGGACTTTGGAGTGGGaagagcagaaccagctgcagacagagacCTG CTAGAAGCGCTGGAGGCTGTGCTGGGAAGGATGCACAGTCAGGTGTCCTCCCCTGAGAAAAGAGGAAACATCCCACTG TGCGGTTTGGGCGACCGCTGCGCCATGAGGTTCGGGCCTCGCATCGGGAAGCTGTGCGACTGCGGCCGAGGATACAACTGCAACTCCTACCTGCTCAAATGCATCTGA